A window of Cynocephalus volans isolate mCynVol1 chromosome 3, mCynVol1.pri, whole genome shotgun sequence genomic DNA:
TCTGGGGACCTCCTTCCAGAGCCAGTATCAGTCAGCAGGGGAGAAAACAAATTGGGGGAAGggtgggaaaagagagagagagagagagaaaattctccAAAATAGAGGGTGCTGTGGCTGCAATGTGCATTTGCTCTGAGCCCAGCCAAAAGCCCAAGGTTCATCTGTTCCCAGGGTGTTGCTGTTGGTCAGCAGACTCAGAGCCCAGACCTTCAGCAAAGGAGGTCCTGACACAGCTGAGTCGAAGCTGTGCTGGAAGGGGGGAAAGGGCACAGAGGGAGGGATCTGCTTTGACAATGACGAGAGGTGGGAGTGAGGCTCCTGACCTCCCTGACCCCTTTATCCCTGACAGTACTTCTCTGCTCCCTCCAGCTCGGAAGGCTGGGCCCCCTGTTGCTTGACCTTAGAGGCTGAGAGCACCAGAGGCCAAGCCACAGGTGTCCTTCATAACCAGCCCGAGGGGGCAGGCTGGGAAGGTGCGGGGGACTGGTCTTAAAAGAGAGGGCACAAATAGGTATGGCCTTACCCCCATCTTGCAAACTGCCCAGACCCCTTTCTGCTCCTCAGCCCCATTCCCCTACAAAGGTGATTTTTAACCTCTTATAGAGCCACAGTTCCATTTGGGAAACTGTTGTAAGCTATGGAGCCACTCCACTGACAAAAATGTTGTGTGCACCCACAAACACAGTTTAGCCAGTTTCAGGGATTCATAGAGCATAAAGCTTGGGAGCCTGGTGAGTACACAGATCCCAGGGAAACACCTGCTCTCCCAGCTCCTTGCCTTGTGGGCCCAATTCCACCATTCAGGGCTGTGATGAGGCAGACAGAGCTTTAGAATCTCAGGTGGGTCTGGAGATCTAGGATGAGCTCCACCCCCAGGGCCTGAGCTATCCCAGCGGGCAGATTCAGAGCTGCTTTATCGTTTAGGCATGCCTATGGCATGCCCATGGGCACCACTGGCCCAGGAGGAAAGCCAATAAGAGAAGGATGGAAGCAAGGAGGGAAAGGAGGTCTGTGCATGGCAAACAGTGGAGAGCTCCCATTCCCTTCATGGAAACTGggctcagtctcctcatctcCCCACCTGTGGCATGAGTGTGAGGTCACCCTGACCAGCTCTGACACTTTGTCTTGGCCAAGCCTTCCAGTAAAATAACATACCTCCTTTTGGATCCAGCACCTCTTGCTGGACATCTATTAACTCCTCAGGGAACTGGGCTGCTGGCCAACCTTgactctcctctctttcccttttctctcttctctgtcctttGGGGACAGTATTTTCCTACTCCAGCAACTGCAACTCTCAGTATGCCTGGTTCACTCTTTTTTCAGGTGCAGTCTGAGGGAGCTAGGGAAATAACGGAAAGGaaaaagatacaagaagacttcAGGCTCCCTTGGGCTGAGGGTCCTAGCTCCACTTAACTCAAATCTTTCTGAGTTTACAACCCAGAGGGAGTACTGCCCAGCATACTGTCCCTGGTGTGTCAGGCCCCTATCATTGCTCACCTAGCCTGTTGCAGGGACTGGCTCCCTCTCACAGATTACTGAACTCTTCATTTATCTTTCCTAAGACTCAGTCTTGGTCAAGTCACTCATCTTCCATAAATCTTTGCTGCctcctttttataaaatacagatcCCTCAGCTGGCATTCCAGGGACACCTTTGTAATCTGACCTGAGTCTCTCTGCCCATTCCTAACACCCTTCGTAAATCCTAGTGTGTACCCAGTGATCTAGTCATCCAGCCTGCCCATGCTCCCTGGACAGGATGTCCAGTTCAGCACTTTACTCTGTCGCCCCTAGGCCTGGGATGTTTTATCTGGTTTTCCTTACTGAAAAATGTTCCCATTCTTCAAGGCCCAACTCAAAGCCGTGAAACCTTTCCCAGTCTTTGCATTTTGAATTTTCCTGCCTCCCTCATTAGTCATTATCCCTGGAGTGAACGCAATTCATGCTGCCTTCCATTATTTTCGGGTCTACCTCTCCCAGTAGAttgtaagctccctgagggcaggcacCAGGGTTTTTCACACTTAGCTTagtacctggcacaaagcagatgctcagtaaatgtttatgaaGTAGCCCATAGACTTCCTTGCCGATCGTGCATGATCTGGAGACATGTTGCCCTCCTGGCAGCACCAGCACGGTCTCTAGATGCTGCCATGAACAGGATGTGTGTCAGCTGCCTAAGCAGCCCCTGCACTGTTGATCTCTCTTCTCCTCAGCCAGATGCTTACTTTGTCAGTGTCTACACCCAGTCAAGAAAAGGACATGAGGGCTCCTTGGGATGTGTTTTATCCGAATGTCACTCACTAACAGCGTCAGACACACGCGTCCTCATGCTTCCTACAGCTTTAGTTCTGGAGTTTTCTTCTGACCAGCCCGGCAGGCGGGAGGGCACTTTGCCACCAGGCCGGGGTCCACTGGCACCCGCACCTTGCGCTCGTCCGGCGGCGGCCGCGTCTGATAGctccccttctcctcttcccctcccttcctgcaTGCACCGCAATTATTCAGCCCATTCCcgagaaagagaagacaaaagtCACTTTGGCTCCCCCACCGCCCTCACTTAATAGAGAACTCAGGAACCGTCTGGCACTTCCGGAGCCTGTGTTAAGAACGCAATCCGCGCTGGCGACAGCGCTCCTATTGCGCTTCTGGCGGGGGTCGGAATTTTGCTCGGCCCCTTGCAATGTTTCCAAGGGACGGTTCGTACATTCGTGACCGTCCCTGGCAGTCGCCCAGCCCGGGACTTGTGGCTCCACTCGCCATTGGCCAGTGGTAGGCGTGACGCGCCGGGAGGCGGGGACTTATCAGCTGTTTGCGGGATGCCCCGAGCGGGCGTATTTTGGAAACAATACCGCGAGGTGCGGAGTGGCCTCCTCACGCGTGGGTCACCGCCAGCTGCTGCCACCGCCCCTGCCCGCGCCTCCCGCCTCCCGCTGCAGCCCGGTGAGCACCCGGGCAGCGGCCGGGGGCCGGGCGGCGTTGGATCGCATCTCCTCGGGGAAGTGGGGAGTGGAGTCGCGCTACGCGTGGGGGCCCGGGAAGGGTTTGGGCTGCGGGCGTCTGAGGTGACCATGAAGAACTGGGGTGCTGGGATGCGCGAATGGGGTGCAGAACCCACATCTGGGTGCGCTGCTCCAAGAGGGAACTTGAGGGTAGCATTTGAGACTCCAAAGAGTTGGGTCCAGGTGGGAAGTGGAGCCTGGGGTGCACTGCTGAGCAGACCTGGGCACCCGAGAACAGCCCTGCCTCTGGGTCTGACTTTGGGTTACGGTAGGGAGTTGTGGGGTGTCCTGCCTCCCTGCGGAGTCTGAGGGCTCCTCTCCTTAACAGCTgggcttttttcctccttcccaaaCGAGTCTGGGCGCCAAGCCCCCGAGTGCTCCTCACGCTGGACCCTGGCGCGGAGCCCTGGCATCACGACTCGGAGGCCGAGACTCTCTCCTGGAGTCACCCAGGTCTGGGGGGGCgtgtggggtgtgggggggggggggcgtgtggggtgtgtggggggggcgtggggtgtgtgtgggggggcgtGGGGTGTGTGTGTTCCTAGGTTTTAGCTGCTGTCGAAGCTCAGGGTGTCTTTCTCCTAAGAGGAAGAGGAGTCTGAGTTCAGCATCCCTGTTTGAAGGAGCCCTTAGGGTCTGGGATGGCTCCAGCAGGCTTTAATTCCCCTTGCTAGGAATAAAGCATTCCCTGGCAGTGTTCTCAGGAAGTGCCTTCTCCAACCAGTCTGGACATCACCACTTCAGTTtaggggaaaaggggggaaaagggaggaaaaggtCTCTTCACCCTTTCCCAGTTTACACTTGACCTTGCTCAGCACCCCTCTGGAGGCTCCCACCGACCAGAGAGCCACCTGCAGTTCCTGTGGAGGGCGGGAGGGGTCCTCGGGCCTTGCAGAGCCACACCCTCTGGCTGCACTTCCCCCACCGTCCAGTCCAGGCAAGAGTTGAACTTTGGggcttttggggggaggggggaggtgaTAGGCTTAAAAGGAAAAACCAAGACAATGACTCCTGCTTGTGATTGGCTTTGGAGAGCCCCTTGTTAAGTTGGGATTGCCAGCCTGCAGAGAGGAGGTTGAAGAGCAGAATGGGAGCCCCTGCCAGGTGACTGGCAAAACAGCACTTGGTCTTTTCATCAGGAAACTTCGCTTCCTGTTGCTGATAAGTTGGAGCCCCCTCCCCCCTTGCTTTGGGAAACACTATTAAAGAACACCATGTGTCTGCTTTGCCATCCTATCAGGCATTTCCTCAGTCTTGGGGAATAGGACAGAGGCAGGATCATAGGTAGCTCAGGGACTGGATGGGGTGATTAGAGGGCTGAAGCCAGGACCTCAGAGCTTGCAACTGGGAAAGGCAGGATTTCTGAATTTAATTGAGATTCCTTTCAAGTACTTCAACCCACACACCATTTGGCTTGTCCTTCAAAGGCAAGAGACTGGGGACAACTCCGGGGAATCTCTAATTGAATCTGACAAGAACGAACTTTGTCTCTCTGTATCTTTAACCATTCATGCTTCTGGATGCTCTCTGGGCTTTAAGGGCTTCCTAGTGTGTCTGTAGGGGGCAGGGTTGGAAGCTCACAATGCTGGGTGCCTCCAAGCTCAAACTTCCAAGAGCCATCAGATGGAGCAAGAGGAACTTCTTTATCACTGATAAACTCATAACAACCTGAATAGTACAGGCAGTGAGTGAAGTCACAGAGAGATGGCTGAATTTCACTTCCTTCTGTGAGGCAGCCTGCACCAATCTCAGGTTCAGCGCTGGCAGGAATGGTATACTGGCTGTAGGGACAAGTTGTGGAGACTACTGAGTAGACTGTGCTGGGGAAGGCTGGACACTTTGCCAGTGGCTGGACCTACCCTCTGAACCAACCTGTGGGGGCAGACAGCTTTACTCTGCTCAAGGAGAGCTGCTGAATGAGCAGCTGCAATGACTAATTTGGGTCTTTGTCCCTTATCCCAGGACACTGTCTTACCACACTGCATAGCCTGTTGTGTTGTGCAAGCAGGGGGTGGAGACTAGAGTACATGGGCAGGAGGGCGGGGCTTAGCCAGTTTGGAGGGAACCTGGCTGCCCTAGGATtgctggcttttatttttattgctgagtctggagctcatcTCAGACTGAGATGAGAGCTTGGAGGTTACTCCTTAGAGTGGTGATCATGTGTGTGATTTGTTTGTTATAAGCACTGTGTACAGCCAGTCACAGCACTCTTTTGCCCTCCCACAGCCACTTCTAGAGGCTAGTCTTGTTTATATTTTCCCAGGTACCCTGCATGCTTTTGTAGCAGCTGATCCTACCCCCACTATTCCTCACAACCGTCAGAGTCAAACATCGTGACCAGTTTAGGTCAAAAGAAGAGTTCCAGGGAGGCTGGCTCTGGGTGGGCCCAGGGAAGAGGTGTGGAGAGTCCCTGAACATTGAGGCAGTCCacgtttggggggggggggtcaccTTTGGCagtgcatttttttttaccaGGGTTGTATGTCATCAGTATCTGGCCCAGCTCCCTCAAATAAGAAGGGGGAGCAGGAAGACAGGAGAGGAAGTCCTTCCAGGTGTGCCTTGGGTGGGGCAGCATCCCAGATGCCTGCGTTGCTCCCTCACAGGGGAGATGGAGCCACCTCATTGTGTGGAGGAGCTGGAGGATGATGTGTTCCAACCAGAGGATGGGGAGCCAGGGACGCAGCCCGGGAGCTTGCTCTCTGCTGACCTGCTTGCCCAGAGTCAGCTGGACTGCCCCCTTAGCCGGCTTCAGCTCTTCCCTCTCACTCACTGCTGTGGCCCTGGGATTCGACCCACCAGCCAGGAAGACAAAGCTACCCAGACCCTCAGCCCAGCCTCCCCGAGCCAGGGTGTCATGCTGCCTTGTGGGGTGATTGAGGAACCCCAGCGACTCTTTTATGGTGAGTGCTCTTAGCTTCAGGACTCTTACTATAGAAATTGGGGGAAAAGAGGGTACTTTCCCTCCCCAAACCTGCCCTTTGCTATTTCCTTCCCCAAATTGAGCAGCAGGGGCTATTAATTCCTCCACTTTCAATCTTCTGCCTTTCTGCCTATTATtactcctcacctgctctcctcaGGCCCCCAAAAGGGCAAATTGTTTTGCgtttctttctactcttttgttctttcctggAAGGACCCTTGGGTTTATGGTATCTCCTTTTACAAGCTGTGCCCCTTGAGTGGCCCAGCCTTTTGTGTCCTGGTAGTAATTTGCCTTCCATAAAGTGGCTCGTGTTGCCCTAGAAAAGGTTGGGGGATCTGTGACTCACTGTTGACACTGAAGGGAAAAACCCAGCTGGTTCTGGGAGGGAAGTTTCCTGAAGGCAGAAGGTGGTCCTCAAATTGTCACATGGGACTTTCTGTGCTTGGAAGGGGAACTGGAGAAAGAAGATGGGCCTGCCTGGGCTTGATGCCAGCAGAGGGGCTCTTTCCAATGCTATATCAAACAAGACCCCTTCATTTGTGGGCTTCAATGGCTTGTTTTATGAGAAACATGCCCTCCTTTGGTAAAAGGGCAGGCTCACACAGTCTGTTTTCTCCTTGTAGCTTATGGAGGGAGGGTAAAGGTTTGGAGGCAGTCCTGCTGTGTCTGATGGAGCAGATTGAGGAGCTGTCTCAGTTATTCCCAGAGGGAACTGCCCATAGGGCAGTTCTGGCAGAGCAACTCTGGCGGGAGCCTGAGAAGTTGGATAAGGCCGGCAggcagggaaaagggaaaggacGGAGGAGACGGGCAGGCTGGCGCCCCTAGCGGCAGCTCTAATGCCAGCACTCGGTAAGTGTGGAGCTCGGGTCTAGCGGTCTTGCCCGGGCTGCCTCCAGAGAGTCTGTTCTGTGGGTCCCAGGAGTTTTCCCTCCCTAATTTTTGTGCTGCTGCCCAGAGCTTCAGGAGCTGAGACCAGACTTCCTCTACTGCACAATAAAAGTGAAGacaatttttggttttcttttaatgtgTTCCTTGCTTTGCTCATCCCAGGACCTGTGGAGAGCTGCCTCCAGTGCTTTTCCAGAGAAGAGCTTCAACCTGCTACTACATGAATAATAGATTATGGTCAAGTGTAGCTTGATAAATAAGGATGGAAGGTTGGCATGTTCCCCCCTACACACTACCACCCTGCCCTTTGCCATGGCACTGACGGTGAATGGAGAACTGAAGGGAAGGCTGGGGCCATTACCTTCTGTCCTCCCAGCATCAACTTTTATATACTTGGGCATCAGGCAAGGAGGCTGTCCAAGCCTGGCAGAATGCCCTGATAAAGGCATGCTGATTCCTCTCCCTTCCCATACTAGGGTTTACCCTCAGCCCAAGTCTGGGCCAGGAGTGGCAGGCATGGGGAGGATGGGGCAGTTGTGGAGAATGCTGAGATGTGGGTCCTCTGTCTTTGCAGGCAGTGCTGGCTACCGGCTTCCTCTCGCTGCCAGTTTTCCTGCAGGCTTGCCCCTCGGGGCGCAGCCCCGTGAAGGGCAGTGGCAACATCGTGCAGAGGTACAGATTGCCCGAAAGCTTCAGTGCATTGCAGACCAGTTCCACCGGCTTCATATGCAGCAAGTAGGcatgggggctggggggaggaggggttgagtCTGCCAGGCCTGAGGGGCCCGGGGCTGCCTCTGTCCTCTTGTCAGCAATTCTCTCTGCCAGGCCTCAGGGATATGGTCCCAGAGTTTTGGCCTTGGCTGTTGTGATTCCCGTGGACTGGATGGGCCCAACTGGATGAGCACTCTTGCCCTCATCTCTGAGCTCCAAGTTGGTCATCTGCCCACTGTTAGCTCACGCTCCACAAGAGTGGAGTGTCGGGAGAGGCTATGATCCCTCCCTGGGAATGGGGTGGCTTTCTGCAGGCTTGCTTGACAGTTTGTCTCTTCTCAAGGTCAGGATTGGGGGATTGTCTCCCAAAGACCAAAGGGGAAGATTTTCAGGGTGCTGCAGGGAGTCTGGGCTGTTGGGGGGTGCCTGGCTGAGATCCAGTGGGAAACGGGTAACCAGGCCAAGGGATGGGGCCTGAGTGGGGGAAAGTGGTGGAACCAGTTGAAACCTGACACTTTTCAGCTGGGGAGGCCACTCCTCACTGTCTCTGTCTGGGAAACGGGGTTGGGACTCTGGAGAGTGTACTTCAGAGAGTCTCTCCAGACCGGCGGCCGGCCAGGCGCTTGGCTGGGTGCTTGGCCGGCAGCCTGGCACCGGCCCCGCCAGGGCGGAGCATTGCGTGTCAGCCGAGCATGTGGCAGAGTCCATCAACAAAGGCGGCGGCTGGCAGGCTCGTGCTGGAGGAGCCTCCGTGCCACGGACTGGAGGCTGTCCTGTTCCGCAGCAGCCCAGCAGCCGCTGTCTGGGCGGGGCCCCTCGGCACTTAACCCTTCGTTTCTGGACTGGCTTTATAGATGGCTGCGAAGGCAGGGAGAGGAGCCCAAGGCTGGATCCATGCTAGTACAACCACTGCTGAAGCAAAGGCATGCCACCTGGAAAGAAACACATTTCTACCTCTGGGACTATGTCCCTGGTCCagcaggctgtgtgtgtgtgtgtgtgtgtgtgtgtgtgtgtgtgtgtgtcttgaaaTCAAGAGAATATATAACTAAGACCCTGCTGTTATGGAGTATAAGTTAAAAGTGGGCAGATAACCAACTTGGAGCTCAGAGCAGACCCTGAGGTTAGATGGGTAACTTCAGGTGACAGGAGGAGACTTATTGGTAGTAGTAGGTTTGATTTAAGGTCAAACCATTTCCAGCACCCAGAGGAAGAGGAATTGACCTTGGGTTTCCTGAGAACAGGCCATGGGGGTTAGATATGGTTAGTGACTTTTGCCAAGGAGTTCTGAGGGAAATTGGAGACTAGACCTGGTCCTGGTAGGCTCTCCCAGTCCCTTAGTTCTCAGGAAGGGAGGGCGGCCCTATGCTTAATAAGGCAGCAGCCTGGCTGCCTCCTCTGGCCTGAGCTCCAGTCCCTATTCCCTCCTTTGATTGTTTAGTGGAAACTTGGCTTAGAGTTTCCCCTTCAGTCCATGTGTGGACTGACTCTGATTCTTGGTTTCAATCTCTTGGCCTCCTTCCTGCCCATTCACTCCACCCTGGTTGTACAGGCCTATGGCTAAGCCCAGCTCCCAGCTTCCAGTCTTGGTACTTACAGAAGATGGGAGGACACAGTGGCTTTGGGTCTCCTAGACTCTTCTAAAGGACCATCTGAAAGGCAGCTTTCTTCATTCACAAAATCTGATCTCTCTCAACAGTTCTTTCCCAGAATATTCCCCCAACCATTGGTGAGCCCCCATAGGCTTGGGAGCAGGCAGGGAGGCCTCCCTTGCCCAGCTATGCCCTGGCACAGGACTAGAACACAGTCCTGGGGGGCTTTCTTCCTGACTAAGTTCTGAACGGGATGAGTAGGCCCTTATCCCAAGGTCCAACCCTGCTCTTTTTTGATTGATATCATTTCTCCCAGTTCAGGGTTGCGTCTCTGAGAACACAGGTCAGTTCTACACAGGGTGCTGACCTCTTAGCCAGAACCATCCAGCTGGGGAGAAGGGAAACTGGAGAACTGCCTGAGAGTCTCCCCTGCCCTGTACCTCACCCACACTGGCTCCCTAATTCCCTGTGCCCCTCACTCCTGCCAGCTACCTACTTCCACCTTGCAGTGGCAGGAGGCTGGCCAGTGAGGCCTTCCTAGCTGAGAAAGAACTGGTTTTTCCATTACAAAGAGCCAgactttctgttttctcctttggtGAATTATCTCCAGAGTCCTCTTGCTTTTAACCCCCTCTTCTCCACTAATCCTGTTCACAGATCTTCATGGGAACTATCCTGTGGGAAGGCCTAGGGGGATGGCTAAAGGCATTTGGAGCACTTGTGCTCTTCTATTAGAATTtcattgtgaagattaagtgactATGAAACTATGAAAGTTCTGGGCATATAGTAGATGTTCTTTAATGCTGTttccttctgtgtgtgtataaTCCTGATTATCCCCCACATTCATTCTTATTGATTCACAATTCATTTTCCACACCACCTGCCAAGCTGATTCCTGAGCAGAGCTGCTTCCCCTGAACTCCCCTGAACTCTCCTCTACCTGCCCATCCAGAGAAATCAGTGTCCCTGCTGTTCAGTCATGGCCTTGGCCTTATACTTTTCTCCTCAGAGAATGATTGCCATTCCCTGTCATCGTGGGCTGAATTTAGAGAGCAGAGAGTGGCAACCCAAGAGGCAGTAAGTACCTTACAGAGGCCTGACCACCTCCTTTCCCTCCAGATCTGGGATAGTGTCCTGGGGCCAGACAATAGCCATTGGTCCATACTCCTATAGGGAGTATGAGTTCCCCCCTTTTATTCCTGGTTACAGACATCAGTTGTTCTTTTTTCTGCATCAGGGGAAACCTTCTCACTTGGAGCTGTGGAGCAGAGTGAGGGGGTATGACGATGGGGTAGGATGGCATTATGGCAAATTGAGTGTATCAACATGAACCCAGATTCACCAGGTTCTAAATTCCCTTAGATGTCAGTTTGTGCAGGATGTACACCCTCTCAGCATATTTCCCAAGGAGCTCCCTAGTTACCTAAGTGATCAGTCGAGTGTGGCTTCCCTGCACCCACAGACAAGAAACTGGAAGCAGAAAATCAGTCAGCGGGGTGCTCACTGTCGGCTCTTTGGGGAGAATAAGAGGCAGAGTTAGTGGAAGTAAAAGCCTTTCCAAACTTTGCCTTGCATCCCACCTTCCTTTGGCTGGATCGGGAGTGGAAGGTTCCCCTCTTTGCTGCTCTGTGAGCTGACAAGCTGCAGCAGGGACCCTGATGGTCTGCTGACAGTGACTTACCTTGACTTGGGCTCTACAAGGGTGGTGTTGTGGTGTTTCCATGTCCATCAGCTTCTGCATGGAAGAAGGAGGAGCAGATTCACTTCCTATCTGAGCTCACGGGCTGCCCTGGCCAGAAGGTCTGAGTCTCAATTTCTATTCATTCTCTGTGCCGTGGTCTTCTCCAACATGGGCCTGAGGAGGGGCCGTATCTGCTATCTTCTCCCCTTGGGAAAGTCGCCTGTCCCAATGATCCATGTTGAAATTCGTGGGTGTATTTCTGGGCAACATTAAGAAGCCAAGACTCATCAAAAAGTAGCTACTGTTGACTGTCAAGTGAGTAAAATACAGGAGGGTTAGAATTCTTCATTTTGGAAATGGCTTTTTCACTTGGAGCAGGGACAGCTCCATTCAGAAAAATTGGGTTTGCGAATTCCCTGTATAGGAATTAGACTTTGTAGAAAATGAAATCTGAGAAAACTTTCAGTCACTCAGTTGAAATCATCTTTAGTTGTTATATCATAGAAAGGATCTTGGACTTGCAGGCAGATATGGGTTAAAATCCCAACTTTGCCACTTACCAGTTTTGTGTTCATcggcaaatcatttaacctctccaAGAATCAGTTTCTAATACTTGCCTTGCAGAGTTGATGTGAAAGGCCTTTGGGAATTGCAATACAAATAACTATTAATGTATGGACAGTTGGATGCTTTTGGAAGTGTGTCAAAAGATGACTTTAGGATTTCTCTTGGATCTGGCTTTACAGTTCTTGGGGAGCTCTTTTGGAAGTTGTACCCAAGTTGGTGTTCGCATAGTTTATTAACTAGCAGCTTctctgcacagcagcctggatcTTTTCTTGTTCAGGGAGCCTC
This region includes:
- the BMF gene encoding bcl-2-modifying factor isoform X4, producing the protein MPRAGVFWKQYREVRSGLLTRGSPPAAATAPARASRLPLQPVWAPSPRVLLTLDPGAEPWHHDSEAETLSWSHPGEMEPPHCVEELEDDVFQPEDGEPGTQPGSLLSADLLAQSQLDCPLSRLQLFPLTHCCGPGIRPTSQEDKATQTLSPASPSQGVMLPCGVIEEPQRLFYGSAGYRLPLAASFPAGLPLGAQPREGQWQHRAEHQQNRNRVWWQILLFLHNLALNGEENRNGAGPR
- the BMF gene encoding bcl-2-modifying factor isoform X2, whose amino-acid sequence is MPRAGVFWKQYREVRSGLLTRGSPPAAATAPARASRLPLQPVWAPSPRVLLTLDPGAEPWHHDSEAETLSWSHPGEMEPPHCVEELEDDVFQPEDGEPGTQPGSLLSADLLAQSQLDCPLSRLQLFPLTHCCGPGIRPTSQEDKATQTLSPASPSQGVMLPCGVIEEPQRLFYGSAGYRLPLAASFPAGLPLGAQPREGQWQHRAEHQQNRNRVWWQILLFLHNLALNGEENRNGAGPSFQLYQKGTLWNPAGSQLPLNFLLSLPAAALMERI
- the BMF gene encoding bcl-2-modifying factor isoform X1, giving the protein MPRAGVFWKQYREVRSGLLTRGSPPAAATAPARASRLPLQPVWAPSPRVLLTLDPGAEPWHHDSEAETLSWSHPGEMEPPHCVEELEDDVFQPEDGEPGTQPGSLLSADLLAQSQLDCPLSRLQLFPLTHCCGPGIRPTSQEDKATQTLSPASPSQGVMLPCGVIEEPQRLFYGSAGYRLPLAASFPAGLPLGAQPREGQWQHRAEVQIARKLQCIADQFHRLHMQQHQQNRNRVWWQILLFLHNLALNGEENRNGAGPSFQLYQKGTLWNPAGSQLPLNFLLSLPAAALMERI
- the BMF gene encoding bcl-2-modifying factor isoform X3, whose translation is MPRAGVFWKQYREVRSGLLTRGSPPAAATAPARASRLPLQPVWAPSPRVLLTLDPGAEPWHHDSEAETLSWSHPGEMEPPHCVEELEDDVFQPEDGEPGTQPGSLLSADLLAQSQLDCPLSRLQLFPLTHCCGPGIRPTSQEDKATQTLSPASPSQGVMLPCGVIEEPQRLFYGSAGYRLPLAASFPAGLPLGAQPREGQWQHRAEVQIARKLQCIADQFHRLHMQQHQQNRNRVWWQILLFLHNLALNGEENRNGAGPR
- the BMF gene encoding bcl-2-modifying factor isoform X5 — translated: MEPPHCVEELEDDVFQPEDGEPGTQPGSLLSADLLAQSQLDCPLSRLQLFPLTHCCGPGIRPTSQEDKATQTLSPASPSQGVMLPCGVIEEPQRLFYGSAGYRLPLAASFPAGLPLGAQPREGQWQHRAEVQIARKLQCIADQFHRLHMQQHQQNRNRVWWQILLFLHNLALNGEENRNGAGPSFQLYQKGTLWNPAGSQLPLNFLLSLPAAALMERI